GTAAACAGggcaagagagaaaatgtcctgcaattctctcatttttaatatttagccTGGGTCCCTGTGCCTTTGCCATCCCGGGCTGAGTGTACCGGACCTACTCCTGCATAATGATGCGTATCTCCTATGGGAGAGCTCTGGTAGTCCCAGGTGCTATAGGCAGAGACCATGGCTAATCATGAGACCGCAGAAGCTAGATATGTCAGAAGACTTCATTATCAGTGATGAGCAGAGGAGAAATACAGTTTCTCCTGCTTGTCCTGTCCTGAGACTCAAAAAAGAGACAACTCTTGGCACTGCTGTTTATGGGAGCATCACAACATGTGGAAGTAGGGTTCCCAAAGTGCTGAGTCAGCTTCACCTGCTCCCCCCAGGACCATAGCAATCCCACAGGGATGTGAGTGAGAGCAGTGTGAGACCAGTACAAATGGTACTAGAAAACCCTACCGCTGGCATTCCTTTCCCACTGCGACATCTCCAACCTGACAAGAAGAGTGAGGGTTTGTTTTAGCCACGTGCTTTTCTCAGTTGCTCTGATGTGATTACCAGAAAAGGGCACAGAGCATGTGACAGGGAAGCTTTTAACCCTGGGGAGAGGTGCTGTAGTCtcacctctctctcttttccatcACAGAGGCAAAGAGGTGCCAACCTGCCCAGGTTTGGAACTGATTTAACTGCAATTGCCCTTACAGCCTCCAGCTCAGGTCCTGAAACAGCAGTCGTTCAATACCAATGTGGGAGAACCACCTTCAGGAGAACAACATAATGGCACACAGGAGCCAGGGCCTGACTCTCCCCTCGCATCAGCAAGTGTTAGGGATGACTGCTGATACCAATGGAAGGGCATGGGTCCACCTCTGCCAAAGAAGAGGGCAGATTCGGGTTCACTGTCTGGACTAGCTTCTCACAGCTGGGGAACCGAGACCGAGTAGCACTCCAGGGGAGATTTGGGAGGGAGGTTTTGTAGGGTTGTCTTTCTCTCTCGTTCTGTACTTATGATCCTTAGTGGGAACAGAGTGGTGGGCTCTACTGATTCAACCACAGATGCCTCTGAAGGGTCTGGCTGAGTGTCTGGCCCTTCATCTCTTTGAAGAGCCAGAGCTGGCACAGAGGAGGACAATCCCACCAGGCCCAGATTTTACAGCCAACCTGGACTCTGTGACCCGGAAGGGTGTCTAAGAAGAGAAAGTGACATACTTCAGAAGGCCAACAGTCCcctttttggaaaaacagtATTGTCTCTCACCGCTCCTACATCTTCCTTGTGCTACAGGAGGCCATCAGACCCCAGTCCGCTCTCCAGACTACAGGTGTGAGAGGTAACATTAAGGCCATGTTGCAGGCTGCAAAACTGGCATGTCTAGCTGGGATGGAGAGAAGCCAGGATGTACCTGGGCAGTGGGGGCTTTCTAGCCCTTTCTACAGGAGTCCTTTGTGTCTGAAGCCCCAAGGAAGGACATATCCCCAGGAGCAGCATTTTAGCCTTCCTCCTGCTCTAGGGCCCTAAATGCCAGATACAGCTCGCTGGCAGATTTAGAAGAAGCCAATAACCTAAGTTGGGGTCATGAGGTGAGGGGGCGAGAGATGGTAGTGTCACACTGTAAGTGGACAGATGCAGCCCTGGCTACAAGAGAGTGTGAAGTGGGAGCCAGCGCGGCAAGTTTCACACTCAGTGCCTGAGACTTGAGAGGGCCATTTCCAAGTGATTTGCAGTGGTTGCGGGCagtaaagagagagagagaggaagaaggaaaaggccAAAGAGGccccaaggaggaggagaggctgttAGTCAAGGCTGGGCTTGACAAGGTACCCGTTGAAGGTGATGTACACATCAACATCATCACTGTAAATGGCATTCTCCCGCTCCCGCTTATAGAGCCTCACCCAGATCTCATCATTTTCCTGAAGCTCCAGCATGAGGCTCTGGCTCTGCATGATGCTGCGGTCACTGGGTTGGGCATACAAGATGACTGCCTCTTCTTCGTTGTGCATGATGTGCATGTAGGTCTCCTTGAAGTTCCAGGTGTGGACGTTGAGGCTGAAATAGTAAAGTCCACCTACATAGCAGTAGAATTTGCCATTGAACATGTCGAAGTGGCTGTAGAGGTTGACGAAGACGGTGTCGAAGATCAAGACCTGGAAGCCCTCgctgctgtgcagtgctttCTTGCGACCAACGGAGAATGCAGCATACTGATGCTTGCAGGGGTCTCCTGCTGTGCCCATCTGTCCTTTACTGCCTTTCTGGCCCTGGGCACCCCGCTCGCCTCGTGGTCCTTCTTTGCCCCATTTCCCTGGCATACCAGGCTCTCCCCggtctcctttctctcctacaagaggaagcagaggacaCAACTCCTGTGTGATACCAGAGGGAGAGGTGGAAGTAGGcagatgaagaggcagatgacTGCTGAAGGATGTGGCAATGCCAGAAGAATGAACGCTCCTGAGGGTCACAATATCATTGTGCTTCATGGGAAAGGAGCTAGCAGAGCTCTGGGTGCGACTGAGGTCTCTTCTCATATGAACCCCGTGCTCACCACATGATATGGCCTTGCTGGAGGCACTAGGACCTGTCCCTAGGAGACTTCAGCCTGAGAGAGAGCCCAGCAGTCCAAAGTACCACTGGGGCTCTtgacctcttcttcctcctccacactCCTTCACCTCCAACACAGCCTCTGCCCTCCTACACCTCTCCTATGACCCAATTATCCATGCAGTGTGCACTCTGTTCTTGCTGTaggctggagaaggggaagaagtgcTAATGCCTGTGGGAGAATATGACAATGAGGTGGGTCAGAGGGAAAAGATCCAAGCTGGACTTGGCAGATGGTGCACTGCAAGTTAGAGGGCTGGTACTTTGACAATACCGGCATCCTTTGGGCATCCTGTATAATTAATACTGCAGTTCTACTCTGGGGTTTGTGCGTTGCCTGTCACACACTTGGGCAGGCATCAATACAGAGAGACAGCAGCACCAGAATGTACTTTGTGTATAGAGGGAAGAGATGGGGGTCAGAGAAGCCTCCAGCACAAGCGACAGCATCCCAAATTTGTGCcttgttcttttcctcctctccatcccctgtATGGTATTGCAGGTCTCCCTGCAACACTCCACTCTTGTCCAGGCCTCTATCTGCCCCAGACACACTTCTGAGCTTTGATGGATTGCAGCTATTTCCAggctgggcagggaagggggagcaTCTGCCCAGCTAGCCCAGAGGAACCACAGAGCAACAATAAGCAAGTGGAGCAGGATCCAGCTGGGAACAGGCTTTTGCCCACAGCAAAGGCTAAAAGGGGAGCCCCAAAGGGAGGAGCTGATCTAAAATAGGGAGCATTTTCCCGTTAGCCAAGCCAGCCACAGCAGGGTGGAACGAGCTGGTCACTGCCAGTTAGCCTGGAGGTTCTTGCAAAtagctgctgcctccccttgccctcctcctgctccaaaaTGCATGTGACCCATGGAGCTGGAGAAGGGTTCCCCACAGCCTTCCCAGGTGCCAATGCCTACCCTCCAAACATGCTTATTTTGCAGCTGGATAGAGACTGCTCCTTCCCTCAGGCACTACAGGACTCTGGAAGTCTGAGGCAAGGAAGGTGTCCTCCCAGCTTGGCAagaggctgctcctgcctctcctgtgCTAGCCGGGAGGAAGAGCTGGTAGCAGGCAGCATCCTGAGACACAGAGGTCACAGCACGGATATGCACCGACTTCCCTCCCCCCTAGGCTACTCTTGGTCACAGCACAAAACACCTAAACCCTGGGCACAGCGTGTGTGGGCACATACCCTTCAGGATGGCATCTGGCAGTCTGTTAGCATAACCAGCATGCCAGCAACCCAGCTGTCACCTCCACCACAGTGCCACCGGTCCCTGAGCAGGCTTTGGCATCCCGGGGCCAAGACAGGCACTTACCCTTCAGTATGGTGATGTTGATATAGGGACGGACCTCCGGCATTGGGTAGGGCAAGTGGTAGTGGCTGGGAGGGACCGGTGGGGCATCTGTGGAAGAGTCCAGTGGGTCACAACAGCGCTTGCAAGCACCAGGGGCTGGTTCTGTGAAGTTGGGTTCATCAGTGGGTGCCCCAAACACAAcaagagggagaagaaggaaggccAGGGGTGTGCGCAGGTAAA
Above is a genomic segment from Gymnogyps californianus isolate 813 chromosome 1, ASM1813914v2, whole genome shotgun sequence containing:
- the C1QTNF6 gene encoding LOW QUALITY PROTEIN: complement C1q tumor necrosis factor-related protein 6 (The sequence of the model RefSeq protein was modified relative to this genomic sequence to represent the inferred CDS: deleted 1 base in 1 codon) — its product is MESAQSQGGKGRERRGEGAAGPSPACAPSQHQQCLCQKPAFLKPWPRGPALQAEGSPGAGAGKHRGEPSASGVTMDIIYLRTPLAFLLLPLVVFGAPTDEPNFTEPAPGACKRCCDPLDSSTDAPPVPPSHYHLPYPMPEVRPYINITILKGEKGDRGEPGMPGKWGKEGPRGERGAQGQKGSKGQMGTAGDPCKHQYAAFSVGRKKALHSSEGFQVLIFDTVFVNLYSHFDMFNGKFYCYVGGLYYFSLNVHTWNFKETYMHIMHNEEEAVILYAQPSDRSIMQSQSLMLELQENDEIWVRLYKRERENAIYSDDVDVYITFNGYLVKPSLD